A genomic segment from Aegilops tauschii subsp. strangulata cultivar AL8/78 chromosome 1, Aet v6.0, whole genome shotgun sequence encodes:
- the LOC109787544 gene encoding disease resistance protein RGA2, translating into MEALISAVLGDIVSRAISVVVDKCREQTTTEEDLERLRQLLLRISIVVEEAEGRLVTNRGMIRQVCMMREQMFRGYYLLDAFRCREKNTEEDEVSHCSFARSAFSPAKRFRRLSSSTQTESMIIACRERSSKELKQVVLGLETMVADMKEFAVFLMSYPRMHRQPRSTYLFMDRCMFGRQMEMEHAINFLLQADQQILGNGDPGVLPIVGSALIGKSTLVEHVCDDERVRNHFSSILFYTGDSLTTDETATTFRDNCTIKHQNINIASVEERSLLVVELCEDFDEDAWRGLLRSSTRSLKHVSKIIITSRSEKVASLGTTEAVRLERLPEEAYWYFFRTLAFGSTDPEDHPELTSIGMELAVEMRGSFMNAFISAGLLLGLGADRLRARTWRRVLAHFRDYRQKNTLLLGGEYPLDLQSRYVWSMAQAPHLGRLKLFLLRDSYQRGPDDRTEVPRVTAVDLLSGSAAVPLGRSEVLFWRSLVPPYYSDMRS; encoded by the exons ATGGAGGCGCTCATCTCCGCAGTTCTTGGAGATATTGTCAGCAGAGCTATATCTGTTGTGGTCGACAAGTGCCGCGAGCAGACAACCACCGAGGAGGATCTTGAGAGACTGCGCCAGCTGCTTCTGAGGATATCTATTGTTGTCGAGGAGGCCGAGGGGCGGCTTGTAACAAACCGAGGGATGATCCGTCAGGTTTGCATGATGAGAGAGCAGATGTTCAGAGGATACtaccttctcgatgcattcaggTGCAGAGAGAAGAATACCGAGGAAGACGAGGTGAGCCACTGCTCTTTCGCTCGGTCCGCATTCAGTCCAGCTAAGCGCTTTCGCCGCCTTTCTAGCAGCACTCAAACTGAGAGCATGATAATAGCATGTAGAGAAAGAAGCAGTAAGGAGTTGAAACAGGTTGTACTAGGCCTAGAAACCATGGTTGCTGACATGAAGGAGTTTGCTGTGTTTCTTATGAGCTACCCTCGCATGCACCGCCAGCCTCGTAGCACGTACCTGTTCATGGACAGGTGTATGTTTGGCCGCCAGATGGAGATGGAACACGCCATCAACTTCTTGCTACAAGCGGATCAGCAGATTCTAGGGAATGGAGATCCTGGTGTCCTTCCAATTGTTGGTTCTGCACTTATTGGGAAAAGCACTCTTGTGGAGCATGTTTGCGACGACGAGCGGGTGCGCAACCACTTCTCGTCGATCTTGTTCTACACTGGAGACAGTCTCACTACAGATGAAACGGCAACAACTTTCAGAGACAACTGTACAATCAAGCACCAAAACATCAACATCGCCTCAGTTGAAGAAAGATCCTTGCTTGTCGTCGAGCTCTGCGAAGACTTCGACGAAGACGCATGGAGGGGGCTGCTGCGCTCTTCCACGAGATCCCTGAAACATGTGAGCAAGATCATAATCACTAGCCGATCAGAGAAGGTGGCCAGTCTCGGAACAACTGAGGCGGTCAGGTTAGAACGCCTGCCTGAAGAGGCCTACTGGTACTTCTTCAGGACGCTGGCGTTCGGGAGCACGGACCCCGAGGATCACCCGGAGCTGACGTCCATCGGCATGGAGCTCGCTGTCGAGATGCGTGGCTCATTCATGAACGCGTTCATCAGCGCCGGCCTGCTGCTGGGACTGGGCGCAGACCGTCTCCGTGCCCGGACCTGGCGCAGGGTCCTCGCACATTTCAGGGACTACAGGCAGAAGAACACCCTGCTGCTGGGTGGCGAGTACCCGCTCGACCTCCAGTCCCGGTATGTCTGGAGCATGGCCCAAGCGCCGCATCTGGGTCGTCTCAAGCTGTTCCTGCTGCGCGATAGCTACCAGAGAGGGCCGGATGATCGCACCGAGGTGCCGAGGGTGACGGCGGTCGACCTCCTGTCCGGGAGCGCCGCCGTGCCGCTGGGCAGGTCTGAGGTGCTGTTCTGGAGGTCCCTCGTACCACCGTACTACAG TGACATGAGAAGTTGA
- the LOC109787529 gene encoding disease resistance protein RGA2: protein MEAIISAVLGDLVGRAISFVVEKHHEQTTAEDLQRLRKLLLRISAVVEEAEGRHVTNRGMIHQASTMREQMFKGYYLLDAFRCREKKTGDEEVSRFLFAESNFNPAKRFRRLSSNTQIESTVIVRVSSQELKQVVLGLESMVVDMNEFAIFLMSYPRMYRQPYGAYLFVDKYMFGCQMEREQAISFLLQAEPPYGNVGVLPIVGSALVGKSTLVDHVCNDERVQNHFSLILLYIGNNLQDETMTTFRDHCVIKHQNISLDEEKSLVVIELLGDVDKGVWKRLLHSSERCMPHGSKIIITSRSEKVASLGTTEAVRLNYLSKEAYWYFFRMLVFGSTDPEEQPKLTSIAMEIALEMRESFIYAYVVAALLRENFSARFWCRVLRHLREHRQKNILLLGECPVDEEQPRYVWSMAKRRQGSEDIKFYLQGCHPQKGPVSHGEIPKITVMDLLSGTWSAMPRGKFEVLSWRSLIPPYYSYTTVCEFVRHESSTTA from the coding sequence ATGGAGGCAATCATTTCTGCGGTTCTTGGTGATCTTGTCGGCAGAGCTATATCCTTCGTGGTCGAGAAGCACCACGAGCAGACAACCGCTGAGGATCTGCAGAGGCTGCGCAAGCTGCTTCTGAGGATAAGTGCTGTTGTCGAGGAGGCCGAGGGGCGGCATGTCACAAACCGGGGGATGATACATCAGGCTAGCACGATGAGAGAGCAAATGTTCAAAGGGTACTACCTTCTCGATGCCTTCAGGTGCAGAGAGAAGAAGACCGGTGACGAGGAGGTGAGTCGCTTCTTGTTTGCTGAATCCAATTTCAATCCGGCTAAGCGTTTTCGCCGCCTTTCTAGCAACACTCAGATTGAGAGCACGGTTATTGTTAGAGTAAGCAGTCAGGAGCTTAAACAGGTTGTTCTTGGCCTAGAAAGCATGGTTGTTGATATGAATGAGTTTGCTATATTTCTGATGAGCTACCCTCGCATGTATCGCCAACCCTATGGCGCATATTTATTTGTGGACAAGTATATGTTTGGCTGCCAAATGGAGAGGGAACAAGCTATCAGCTTCTTGCTACAAGCAGAGCCTCCGTATGGAAATGTGGGTGTCCTTCCAATTGTTGGTTCTGCACTTGTTGGGAAGAGTACTCTTGTGGACCATGTTTGCAATGATGAGCGTGTACAGAATCACTTCTCCTTGATCTTGCTCTACATTGGAAACAACCTTCAAGATGAAACGATGACAACTTTTAGAGATCATTGCGTGATCAAGCATCAAAATATTTCCTTGGATGAAGAGAAGTCGTTGGTAGTCATTGAGCTCTTAGGGGACGTGGACAAAGGAGTATGGAAGAGACTTCTGCACTCTTCTGAACGATGCATGCCACATGGGAGCAAGATCATAATCACTAGCCGATCAGAGAAGGTGGCCAGTCTTGGAACAACGGAAGCCGTCAGGCTAAATTATTTGTCTAAAGAAGCTTACTGGTATTTCTTCAGGATGCTCGTGTTTGGTAGCACGGATCCGGAGGAGCAACCAAAGCTAACATCCATAGCCATGGAGATAGCCCTAGAGATGCGTGAATCTTTCATATACGCATATGTTGTTGCTGCCTTACTGAGAGAAAATTTTAGTGCTCGGTTCTGGTGCAGGGTTCTCAGACACCTTAGGGAGCACAGGCAGAAGAATATCTTGTTGTTAGGTGAATGTCCTGTTGATGAAGAACAGCCACGGTATGTTTGGAGCATGGCCAAAAGGCGGCAAGGTTCTGAGGATATTAAGTTCTATCTGCAAGGGTGTCACCCTCAAAAAGGGCCTGTTTCTCATGGCGAGATTCCAAAGATAACAGTGATGGATCTGCTATCTGGCACCTGGAGTGCTATGCCACGGGGAAAATTTGAGGTCTTGTCCTGGAGGTCTCTCATACCACCGTACTACAGCTACACAACTGTTTGCGAGTTTGTCCGGCACGAGAGTAGTACCACAGCATAG